A part of Kitasatospora acidiphila genomic DNA contains:
- a CDS encoding glutamate ABC transporter substrate-binding protein: MRTRTALLAAVLAATPLTLTSAAASPRSATQTATVQAAADQSCDPTKSIRPSSNESGPAVTAIKARGVLVAGVDQDSYDWGFRNPVTGQLQGFDIDLIHAVAKALLGDPDKVQFKMVPTAKRMDAIKSGSVDLIARTMTITCDRLNDLAFSTEYFQAGQQVVVPKAAHAKTIDDAVRGKRVCVADSSTAQDYLTKHPLGQSGEVVVENQLDCLVRMQLGQADATMTDNALAVGQAAQDPTMQVIGPSLTNEPYGIAMARTAPDLVARVNQILEDYRRSGWQDSYDHWLKPGLGPMSPPAANYLP, translated from the coding sequence ATGCGCACCAGGACCGCACTGCTGGCCGCCGTACTGGCGGCCACCCCGCTCACGCTCACCAGTGCGGCGGCGTCCCCCAGGAGCGCCACCCAGACGGCCACCGTCCAGGCGGCGGCCGATCAGAGCTGCGACCCGACCAAGAGCATCCGCCCCAGCAGCAACGAGAGCGGGCCGGCGGTGACCGCCATCAAGGCCCGCGGCGTGCTGGTCGCGGGCGTCGACCAGGACAGCTACGACTGGGGCTTCCGCAACCCGGTCACCGGTCAACTGCAGGGCTTCGACATCGATCTGATCCATGCGGTCGCCAAGGCGCTGCTCGGCGATCCCGACAAGGTCCAGTTCAAGATGGTGCCGACCGCGAAGCGTATGGATGCCATCAAGAGCGGCTCGGTCGACCTGATCGCGCGTACCATGACGATCACCTGTGACAGGCTCAACGACCTGGCCTTCTCCACCGAGTACTTCCAGGCCGGGCAGCAGGTGGTGGTGCCGAAGGCGGCCCACGCCAAGACGATCGACGATGCGGTGAGGGGAAAGCGGGTGTGCGTGGCGGACTCCTCCACCGCGCAGGACTACCTGACCAAGCATCCGCTCGGCCAGTCCGGCGAGGTCGTCGTGGAGAACCAGCTGGACTGCCTGGTCCGGATGCAACTCGGCCAGGCCGACGCCACCATGACGGACAATGCGCTCGCCGTCGGCCAGGCCGCCCAGGACCCGACCATGCAGGTGATCGGCCCGTCGCTGACCAACGAGCCGTACGGCATCGCGATGGCCAGGACCGCGCCCGACCTGGTGGCCCGGGTCAACCAGATCCTGGAGGACTACCGTCGTAGCGGCTGGCAGGACAGCTACGACCACTGGCTGAAGCCGGGGCTCGGCCCGATGAGCCCGCCGGCCGCCAACTACCTGCCGTAG